Proteins from a single region of Limisphaerales bacterium:
- a CDS encoding ion transporter — MAESNTPIVDLRERVRIIIHEADTPAGKAFDVALIFAILASVGVVMFITVPGMEHWAKTLDAVEWGFTILFTIEYALRLWSVDSPAKYARSFFGVIDLLAIVPTYLSLIPGAHLEYLLVVRALRVLRIFRILKLIEYVRGARTIMHALRASFAKITVFLMAVVILATIIGAVMYLVEGQHETIKEPRQLTQGDAVFVRNHVAEVTSVSNQGDPIPMAHVQFTDQRTETVLLSEGVLTKPRNERFESIPKSIYWAIVTLTTVGYGDITPTSALGQFLAAVVMIMGYSIIAVPTGIVTAEMTRVDGPHAPNTRACPNCGVEGHRTDAVHCHACGETLHGAYIKTDEQDI, encoded by the coding sequence ATGGCTGAATCAAACACACCCATTGTGGACTTGCGCGAGCGCGTGCGCATCATCATCCACGAGGCGGACACGCCCGCGGGCAAGGCGTTCGACGTGGCGCTGATCTTCGCCATCCTCGCCAGTGTCGGCGTAGTGATGTTTATCACCGTGCCCGGCATGGAACATTGGGCCAAGACACTCGACGCTGTTGAATGGGGCTTCACGATTCTGTTCACCATCGAGTACGCGTTGCGGTTATGGTCGGTCGATTCGCCCGCCAAATACGCGCGCAGCTTTTTTGGCGTCATCGATCTGCTGGCCATCGTGCCCACTTACCTCAGCCTCATCCCCGGTGCGCATCTCGAATATCTGCTCGTCGTCCGCGCGCTGCGAGTGCTGCGCATTTTCAGGATATTAAAACTCATCGAATACGTCCGCGGCGCCCGCACCATCATGCACGCTCTGCGCGCGAGCTTTGCCAAGATCACCGTGTTCCTGATGGCCGTGGTTATTCTGGCCACCATCATCGGCGCGGTGATGTATCTGGTGGAAGGCCAACACGAAACCATCAAGGAACCCCGTCAACTCACCCAGGGCGATGCGGTGTTTGTACGCAATCACGTTGCCGAGGTCACAAGCGTTTCCAACCAAGGCGACCCCATCCCGATGGCACACGTACAGTTTACCGATCAGCGAACCGAAACTGTGTTGCTGAGCGAAGGGGTGTTAACGAAGCCGCGCAACGAACGATTTGAAAGCATTCCAAAAAGTATTTACTGGGCGATCGTCACGCTCACCACCGTGGGCTACGGCGACATCACCCCAACGTCGGCACTCGGGCAGTTCCTTGCGGCGGTGGTGATGATTATGGGCTACAGCATCATCGCCGTGCCCACCGGCATCGTCACCGCCGAAATGACCCGCGTCGATGGCCCGCACGCCCCCAACACCCGCGCCTGCCCCAACTGCGGAGTCGAAGGGCATCGAACCGATGCCGTCCACTGCCACGCCTGCGGAGAGACTTTGCACGGTGCGTATATTAAAACAGATGAGCAGGATATTTAG
- a CDS encoding PSD1 domain-containing protein: protein MTLMLFMVLTADAADYLRDIKPVLKARCFACHGALKQKAGLRLDTAANIRKGAKGAAVVVPGNPADSELLSRLTSKDNDDRMPPEGAALKAEEIAAIRDWIADGAPVPKGEIAEADPRVHWAFQMPTKMPLPGDAGNPIDVILDDRRATRGLKTQPEAERTILLRRLYLDLIGLPPTREQLDDRRPWNEIVDALLNNPQHGERWGRHWMDVWRYTDWYGLGAQLRNSQKHIWHWRDWIVESLNADKGYDRMILEMLAADELAPEDPKALRATGFLARNYYLFNRTTWLDATIEHTGKAFIGLTLNCAKCHDHKYDPITHKDYYRFRAIFEPHQVRLDPVPGVTDFEQDGLPRVFDNHLDIKTYLHLRGDPKTPDTNHVMQASVPAILSSFAPKIEPVQLPISAFAPAARDYVKQDRLKLAQAKVDAAKTELAAAKTKVANAPNKKPASEKPSSATPTPEFAVKDDFNKPNPKVWEVFGKGWEFKDGALHQTIPTRDAERLVLRQPVPRDFEITCRYTHTGGALYKSVTFRFDVTPDRKYANFVYTSAHEPGPKLHVAYQRNGESSYPAEGRVVQPIKIGTPYTLRFAVRDRLVNVWLNEKFQIGYTLPDRKPGGRLELSGFDATVAFDDISIRSLPAEVKLVESNDSTPSAKPATSVQALTAKLAAAEAQLISLKAIFVAERLVHNKSHFKAASRVAAKREAEAMRAAGEYELLAAGKDANKVKAARTTIAGAEKKLAAAAKGAGGFTPIRAAKKALETPAHKEAQYPTTYPETSTGRRLALARWIASNKNPLTARVAVNHVWLRHFGEPLVESVFDFGLRAKQPMQVELLDTLAVEFMESGWSFRHLHRLIVTSRAYRLSSTTAGADAKTLVADPNNHFYWRMNNRRMEAQVVRDSLLHLAGVLDPKMGGPSINPGDAARRRSLYFKHSRDQQDKLLKMFNDADHLQCYRRTESIVPQQALALSNSKLAIEMSGLIAQKIKGEKFVDGAFEILLGRKPNPSERQECLKALAELEAAAGKAKKANPKQRARRGLVHALLNHNDFVSVR, encoded by the coding sequence ATGACGCTGATGCTGTTTATGGTGCTGACGGCTGATGCCGCAGATTATTTGCGCGACATCAAACCGGTGCTCAAGGCGCGATGTTTTGCGTGTCACGGGGCGCTCAAGCAGAAGGCGGGCCTGCGGCTCGACACGGCGGCGAATATTCGCAAAGGGGCAAAGGGCGCTGCGGTAGTGGTGCCCGGCAATCCGGCGGACAGCGAGCTGTTGTCTCGCTTGACCTCAAAAGATAACGACGACCGGATGCCGCCGGAGGGGGCGGCCTTGAAGGCGGAAGAAATCGCGGCGATTCGGGATTGGATTGCCGACGGTGCGCCGGTGCCCAAGGGCGAGATCGCCGAGGCTGATCCGCGCGTGCATTGGGCGTTTCAAATGCCAACAAAAATGCCGTTGCCGGGGGATGCCGGAAATCCTATCGACGTGATTTTGGATGACCGCCGCGCAACGCGGGGTCTGAAAACGCAACCGGAAGCGGAGCGGACGATTTTATTGCGGCGATTGTACCTCGACCTCATTGGGTTGCCGCCGACCCGGGAGCAGTTAGATGACCGCCGACCGTGGAATGAAATCGTCGATGCGCTGTTGAATAACCCGCAACACGGCGAGCGGTGGGGGCGGCATTGGATGGATGTCTGGCGGTACACGGATTGGTACGGGTTGGGCGCGCAACTTCGCAACAGCCAAAAGCACATCTGGCATTGGCGTGATTGGATTGTGGAATCGCTGAACGCGGACAAGGGCTACGACCGGATGATTCTGGAAATGCTCGCCGCCGACGAACTCGCGCCGGAAGACCCCAAGGCGCTGCGGGCCACCGGTTTTCTTGCGCGCAATTATTATCTCTTCAACCGCACCACTTGGCTCGATGCCACCATCGAGCATACCGGCAAAGCCTTCATCGGACTCACGCTCAATTGCGCTAAATGCCACGACCACAAGTACGACCCCATCACGCACAAGGACTACTACCGGTTCCGCGCCATTTTCGAACCCCACCAAGTCCGCCTGGATCCCGTGCCCGGCGTGACGGATTTTGAACAAGACGGCCTTCCCCGTGTTTTCGATAATCACCTCGACATCAAAACTTATTTGCATTTGCGCGGTGACCCGAAAACCCCTGACACCAATCATGTGATGCAAGCCAGTGTGCCTGCAATCCTGTCCAGCTTCGCACCGAAAATCGAACCGGTGCAACTCCCCATCAGTGCCTTTGCGCCTGCCGCGCGCGACTACGTGAAACAGGATCGACTGAAATTAGCGCAGGCAAAAGTAGACGCGGCAAAGACGGAATTGGCCGCCGCCAAAACGAAAGTCGCCAACGCGCCCAATAAGAAGCCCGCGTCGGAAAAACCTTCGTCGGCAACACCCACGCCGGAATTTGCAGTAAAAGATGATTTCAACAAACCCAACCCGAAGGTGTGGGAAGTCTTCGGCAAGGGTTGGGAATTTAAAGACGGCGCACTGCACCAAACTATCCCCACGCGCGATGCCGAACGGCTCGTGCTGCGTCAGCCCGTGCCGCGCGATTTCGAAATCACCTGCCGCTACACGCACACGGGCGGCGCGCTGTACAAATCCGTGACCTTCCGCTTCGACGTCACGCCCGACCGCAAGTACGCCAACTTCGTTTATACCAGCGCCCACGAGCCCGGCCCGAAACTGCACGTGGCTTATCAGCGCAACGGTGAAAGCTCGTACCCCGCCGAGGGTCGCGTCGTGCAGCCCATTAAAATTGGCACGCCGTACACGCTGCGCTTTGCCGTGCGCGATCGCTTGGTGAATGTGTGGCTCAACGAAAAATTCCAAATCGGCTACACCCTGCCCGATCGCAAACCGGGCGGGCGCTTGGAATTGTCCGGCTTCGATGCGACGGTGGCATTTGACGATATCTCCATCCGCTCACTACCTGCGGAGGTAAAGCTGGTGGAGTCCAACGATTCAACGCCATCAGCGAAGCCCGCCACCTCAGTGCAGGCGTTGACTGCCAAGCTCGCGGCCGCCGAGGCGCAGCTGATTTCGTTAAAGGCAATTTTCGTGGCTGAACGTTTGGTGCACAATAAGAGTCACTTCAAAGCGGCATCACGGGTGGCCGCCAAGCGCGAAGCGGAGGCGATGAGGGCGGCGGGTGAGTACGAATTGCTCGCTGCGGGCAAAGACGCGAACAAAGTGAAAGCGGCGCGAACAACAATCGCCGGCGCGGAAAAGAAACTCGCGGCGGCGGCCAAAGGCGCGGGCGGCTTCACGCCCATTCGCGCAGCGAAGAAAGCGTTGGAAACGCCCGCGCACAAAGAGGCGCAGTATCCCACTACCTATCCGGAAACCAGCACCGGTCGGCGGTTGGCGTTGGCGCGGTGGATTGCGTCAAATAAAAACCCGCTCACCGCGCGCGTGGCGGTGAACCATGTTTGGCTGCGGCACTTCGGCGAGCCGTTGGTGGAATCGGTGTTCGACTTCGGTTTGCGCGCCAAACAACCGATGCAGGTGGAATTGCTCGACACGCTGGCGGTGGAGTTCATGGAATCCGGCTGGAGCTTCCGGCACCTGCACCGGCTCATCGTTACTTCGCGCGCATACCGTCTCAGCTCCACCACCGCCGGGGCAGACGCCAAGACGCTGGTAGCCGACCCCAATAACCATTTTTACTGGCGCATGAACAATCGCCGAATGGAGGCGCAAGTAGTGCGCGATAGCCTGCTCCATCTCGCCGGGGTGTTGGATCCAAAAATGGGCGGCCCATCCATCAACCCAGGCGATGCCGCGCGTCGGCGCAGTTTGTATTTCAAACACTCCCGCGATCAGCAGGACAAGCTGTTAAAAATGTTCAACGACGCCGACCATCTTCAATGCTATCGCCGCACCGAAAGTATCGTCCCGCAACAGGCACTCGCACTCTCAAACAGTAAACTGGCGATTGAGATGTCCGGTTTGATCGCACAAAAAATAAAGGGTGAAAAATTTGTGGACGGGGCATTTGAAATCCTGTTAGGCCGCAAACCAAATCCGTCCGAGCGGCAGGAGTGCCTGAAGGCGCTGGCCGAACTTGAAGCCGCGGCCGGAAAGGCAAAGAAGGCAAATCCAAAACAGCGTGCGCGGCGGGGGCTGGTTCACGCGTTGCTGAATCATAATGACTTTGTTTCAGTCAGATAA
- a CDS encoding DUF1501 domain-containing protein codes for MNRRLFLGRSGLGFGGMALSSMLRGAEGLPHFAAKAKSVIWLFMRGGVSHMESFDPKPMLNTLAGKSIGETRFKYVMDRERLKKVRVVVVNDANGQQRTKLYPLQVGYKKYGQSGIGVSDWFPHLGGCIDDIAVIRSMWTTDDNHGAQVQFHSGRHMLDPRVPTIGAWVNYGLGTLNENLPQFVGMGPRYFDRSDGHYLGPAYDEVKLKIDPKNPLDYARPEGDITNAEQLLGFELVNRLNRLSQKNYPNDAALKARIKSYELAYRMQTSVPGVVNFDRETEATKKLYGFDQKETKPFGQQLLAARRFAERGVRFIQIMHGSGAAGAWDQHSNLKAKHSELAMQVDRPVAGLLKDLKQRGMLDETLVVFATEFGRTPGSQGSNGRDHHPYGFSVWMAGGGLKGGIAHGTTDEIGFHTEEHPHYVTDVHATLLHQLGLESERMELPGHKRLERDFGHVIKEIIA; via the coding sequence ATGAATCGCAGATTATTTTTGGGCCGTTCGGGTCTGGGCTTCGGTGGCATGGCACTGTCCTCGATGCTGCGCGGGGCGGAAGGATTGCCGCATTTTGCGGCCAAGGCGAAGAGTGTGATTTGGTTGTTCATGCGCGGCGGCGTGAGCCACATGGAAAGTTTTGACCCGAAGCCAATGCTCAACACGCTCGCGGGGAAATCAATTGGCGAGACGCGCTTCAAATACGTGATGGATCGCGAGCGGCTGAAGAAGGTGCGCGTGGTGGTAGTGAACGATGCCAACGGCCAACAGCGCACCAAGCTGTATCCGCTGCAGGTGGGATACAAAAAATACGGCCAGAGCGGCATCGGGGTGAGCGATTGGTTTCCGCATCTTGGTGGATGCATTGATGACATCGCGGTGATTCGCTCGATGTGGACCACCGACGATAACCACGGCGCGCAGGTGCAATTTCATTCCGGGCGCCACATGCTCGACCCACGCGTGCCCACCATCGGCGCGTGGGTCAACTACGGCCTCGGCACGCTCAACGAAAACCTGCCGCAATTCGTCGGCATGGGGCCGCGCTATTTTGACCGCAGCGATGGCCATTACCTCGGCCCGGCGTACGACGAGGTGAAGCTGAAAATTGATCCCAAGAATCCGCTCGACTACGCCCGGCCCGAAGGCGACATCACAAATGCAGAGCAACTGCTCGGATTCGAATTGGTCAACCGACTGAACCGTCTCAGCCAAAAAAATTATCCGAATGACGCCGCACTCAAAGCACGCATCAAGTCGTATGAGCTGGCGTACCGAATGCAAACCTCCGTGCCCGGCGTGGTAAATTTTGATCGCGAAACCGAGGCGACCAAAAAACTGTACGGCTTTGACCAAAAAGAAACGAAGCCCTTCGGCCAACAACTGCTTGCCGCGCGGCGGTTTGCCGAACGCGGAGTGCGGTTCATTCAAATCATGCACGGCAGTGGCGCGGCCGGTGCGTGGGACCAGCATTCCAATCTAAAGGCCAAGCATTCCGAATTGGCAATGCAAGTGGACCGTCCCGTTGCCGGTTTGCTGAAGGATCTCAAGCAACGCGGAATGCTCGACGAAACGCTTGTTGTCTTCGCCACAGAATTCGGCCGCACCCCCGGCTCGCAGGGCAGCAACGGCCGAGATCATCACCCCTATGGCTTCAGCGTGTGGATGGCCGGCGGTGGTCTCAAAGGCGGCATCGCCCACGGCACCACCGATGAAATTGGGTTTCACACCGAGGAACATCCCCACTACGTCACCGACGTCCACGCGACGCTCCTGCATCAACTCGGCCTCGAATCCGAGCGCATGGAACTCCCCGGCCACAAACGCCTCGAGCGTGATTTCGGCCACGTCATCAAAGAGATCATCGCCTGA
- a CDS encoding MFS transporter: MLCVAALLAYICRNSISVAESSIRADLDLTKRETGWMMALFFLPYALMQIPSGWLAHRKGTRFCLPLFATAWSVATLLMGKASGLAMLMGARAGQGITQAGLFPASTNTIAKWFPATERAFPSGALGGFMALGGAVGMWIAGMLVVHPDIGWRGMYFIFSVPGILFAVLFWFWFRDLPEEHRAANAAEVAHITQEDVHAGPSGKSIPPLWRHLLASPATWWICGQQFCRAAAMMFFSSWFATYLQEHHGVTIKQSGLFTMLPLLAAVGGTLLGGAVVDTVYRRTGSRRASRQGVACTSLVLCALFVVPAFFVKGAPIAVALVTAGSFFAGTAGPCGYTITIDMGGRHVAPLFSTMNMAGNLGAVAFTIGVPYLQEMVGWSGVMMLFCGLYLAAAYFWWLLDSSGTVFDQSLLRKTALPDADAH, from the coding sequence ATGCTGTGTGTCGCGGCTTTGTTGGCTTATATTTGCCGTAATTCCATCTCTGTGGCAGAGAGTTCCATCCGAGCAGATTTGGATCTGACCAAGCGCGAAACGGGTTGGATGATGGCGCTGTTTTTTTTGCCATACGCGTTGATGCAAATCCCAAGCGGTTGGTTGGCGCACCGAAAAGGCACGCGGTTTTGCCTGCCACTCTTCGCAACGGCGTGGTCGGTGGCCACCCTGTTAATGGGCAAAGCCAGCGGGTTAGCCATGCTCATGGGCGCGCGCGCGGGCCAGGGCATCACGCAGGCGGGGCTTTTCCCGGCGTCCACCAACACCATTGCCAAGTGGTTCCCCGCCACGGAGCGCGCCTTTCCCAGCGGGGCGCTTGGCGGATTCATGGCGCTGGGCGGGGCGGTGGGCATGTGGATTGCCGGCATGCTTGTGGTGCATCCGGACATCGGCTGGCGAGGGATGTACTTTATTTTCAGTGTGCCCGGAATTCTGTTTGCGGTTCTTTTTTGGTTTTGGTTTCGCGATCTCCCCGAGGAGCATCGCGCTGCAAACGCCGCTGAGGTGGCGCATATCACGCAGGAAGATGTTCACGCGGGTCCATCGGGGAAAAGCATCCCACCGCTTTGGCGGCACTTGCTCGCCAGTCCGGCAACGTGGTGGATTTGTGGTCAGCAATTTTGTCGCGCCGCGGCGATGATGTTTTTCAGCAGCTGGTTCGCGACTTATTTGCAGGAACACCACGGCGTGACCATCAAGCAATCGGGCCTTTTCACGATGCTGCCGCTGTTAGCGGCGGTGGGGGGAACTCTACTTGGCGGCGCGGTGGTGGACACAGTTTATCGGCGCACTGGCAGTCGTCGCGCTTCCCGCCAAGGGGTGGCCTGCACTTCGCTCGTCCTGTGCGCGCTGTTCGTTGTGCCTGCGTTTTTTGTGAAGGGTGCCCCGATAGCGGTGGCCCTCGTCACCGCCGGCAGTTTTTTCGCAGGCACCGCCGGGCCATGTGGCTACACCATCACCATCGACATGGGTGGCCGCCATGTGGCTCCGCTGTTTTCCACGATGAATATGGCGGGCAACCTCGGCGCGGTCGCGTTTACGATTGGCGTCCCGTACCTTCAGGAAATGGTAGGTTGGTCGGGCGTGATGATGCTGTTTTGTGGCCTCTACCTTGCGGCGGCTTATTTTTGGTGGCTGCTCGATTCCTCAGGCACCGTCTTCGACCAATCCCTGTTACGCAAAACTGCGTTGCCCGATGCCGATGCACATTGA
- a CDS encoding D-galactonate dehydratase, with translation MKITAIETHVCHARMRNWIFVKVITSEPGLIGWGEGTLEWHTRGVVGAVEDISDLLIGEDPTRIEHLWQMMHRQHFWHGDGVVRSTAISAIDIALWDIAGKIHGVPCHKLWGGPVRDTIRTYSHLGGGNMETFYETPVDNAKRFADLASATVAEGFTAFKSMAVPPMMPLEGQAPIRAAEACVAAMREAVGPDIDIMVDCHARPSPAMGLQLGKALEPHGLYFFEEPCWPESIDGMVAINAAITTPVATGERVTRLADFRDLFNVRACEVCQMDLTHVGGFTEARRVAALCEAHRISLAPHNPQGPVSTAASLEFGFSQPSYIICETVHADVPWRDDIVTTGFSIEEKGRLVQPNQNPGLGIELNEDEIKKHPYKPELPQRVFHRDGSVGDW, from the coding sequence ATGAAAATCACCGCTATCGAAACGCATGTTTGCCACGCGCGGATGCGAAACTGGATTTTTGTAAAAGTGATCACCAGCGAGCCGGGCCTGATCGGCTGGGGCGAAGGCACGCTCGAATGGCACACGCGCGGCGTCGTCGGTGCGGTGGAGGATATCAGCGATCTGCTGATCGGCGAGGACCCCACGCGTATTGAGCACCTTTGGCAGATGATGCATCGCCAGCATTTTTGGCATGGCGACGGCGTAGTCCGCTCCACCGCCATCTCTGCCATCGACATCGCACTGTGGGATATCGCCGGAAAAATTCACGGCGTCCCCTGCCACAAACTTTGGGGCGGGCCCGTGCGCGACACCATCCGCACCTATAGCCATCTGGGCGGAGGCAACATGGAAACGTTTTACGAAACGCCCGTCGACAACGCCAAGCGGTTCGCGGATCTCGCATCGGCCACTGTGGCCGAAGGCTTCACCGCATTTAAAAGCATGGCCGTACCGCCAATGATGCCGCTCGAAGGCCAAGCGCCTATCCGTGCTGCCGAGGCGTGCGTCGCCGCCATGCGCGAGGCTGTCGGGCCGGACATCGACATTATGGTTGACTGCCACGCCCGCCCTTCGCCCGCGATGGGTTTGCAGCTTGGCAAAGCCCTCGAGCCGCACGGGCTGTATTTTTTTGAGGAACCTTGCTGGCCCGAGAGCATCGACGGCATGGTCGCCATTAACGCGGCCATCACCACGCCCGTGGCTACGGGCGAACGCGTTACGCGTCTTGCTGACTTTCGCGATCTTTTCAACGTCCGCGCCTGCGAGGTTTGCCAAATGGACCTCACTCATGTCGGCGGCTTTACCGAGGCCCGCCGCGTCGCCGCGCTGTGCGAGGCGCATCGCATCTCACTTGCTCCGCACAATCCGCAAGGGCCGGTGAGTACCGCTGCCTCGCTGGAGTTTGGCTTCAGCCAGCCGAGTTATATCATTTGCGAAACCGTCCACGCCGACGTTCCATGGCGCGATGACATTGTGACCACAGGATTTTCCATTGAGGAAAAAGGCCGCCTCGTGCAGCCCAATCAAAACCCGGGGCTCGGCATCGAGCTCAACGAGGACGAAATTAAAAAACACCCTTACAAGCCCGAGCTGCCGCAACGCGTATTTCACCGAGACGGCAGCGTCGGCGATTGGTAG
- a CDS encoding PhoPQ-activated pathogenicity-related family protein, which translates to MNRIIPLLFFVSPLVAAPQKTALDRYVAKPDPAYKYHLVRTVKTRGATAYILDMTSQKYLTPKEVNRPFWKHWVIITKPDRVEHRTGLLFIGGGSNGGDAPNSASKEMMQIALATRSVVVELKMTPNQPLIFAGEKRERSEDAIIAYTWDKYLKTGDEKWPLRLPMTKAAVRAMDTVTDFLKRKKGGELKVDQFVITGGSKRGWTTWSTAAVDKRVVAIAPIVIDMLNVVPSFRHHKSAYGRYSNAVQDYVDMKIMEWLDKPEFAKLKRIEDPYEYRDRLTMPKFLLNSCGDQFFLPDSWQFYWHDLKGPKHIRYVPNTGHGLKDSDALDSLVSFYHSILNQKPLPNYEWNVATNGTITVHAKDKPIEVRLWQATNPEARIFRIDELGPKWTSTLLKPGQNGAYTARPPAPPKGWTAYMIELTFPGKVRPYKFTSGVVVTPKALPFAK; encoded by the coding sequence ATGAATCGGATCATCCCACTTTTATTTTTCGTTTCGCCCCTTGTTGCCGCGCCTCAAAAAACCGCCCTCGACCGCTATGTCGCCAAGCCGGATCCGGCATATAAATATCATCTCGTTCGCACGGTGAAAACCAGGGGTGCGACGGCCTACATTCTAGATATGACCTCTCAGAAATATCTCACCCCCAAAGAGGTCAACCGCCCGTTTTGGAAACACTGGGTGATCATCACCAAGCCCGACCGAGTGGAGCATCGCACGGGGCTGCTCTTTATTGGCGGCGGCAGCAATGGCGGTGACGCGCCGAACAGTGCCTCAAAAGAAATGATGCAAATCGCTCTGGCCACCCGTTCCGTGGTGGTGGAACTCAAGATGACCCCCAATCAGCCGCTCATTTTTGCCGGCGAAAAACGCGAGCGCTCCGAGGACGCCATCATCGCCTATACGTGGGATAAATACTTGAAAACCGGCGACGAAAAATGGCCGCTCCGGCTACCGATGACCAAGGCGGCGGTGCGCGCAATGGACACGGTCACGGATTTTCTAAAGCGCAAAAAGGGAGGCGAATTGAAAGTGGATCAATTCGTCATCACCGGCGGCTCCAAGCGCGGTTGGACGACCTGGAGCACGGCAGCGGTTGACAAACGGGTGGTCGCCATCGCGCCAATTGTCATCGATATGCTCAACGTGGTGCCTTCTTTCCGTCACCATAAAAGTGCTTACGGCCGCTACTCCAATGCCGTGCAGGATTATGTGGACATGAAAATCATGGAATGGTTGGACAAACCCGAGTTTGCCAAACTCAAGCGCATTGAAGATCCATACGAATACCGCGATCGCCTCACGATGCCCAAGTTTCTCCTCAACTCCTGCGGTGATCAGTTTTTCCTGCCGGACTCGTGGCAGTTTTACTGGCATGATCTCAAGGGGCCCAAGCATATCCGTTACGTGCCCAACACCGGCCACGGCCTCAAGGACAGCGACGCCCTCGACAGCCTGGTTTCATTTTACCATTCCATCTTGAACCAAAAACCGCTCCCGAATTATGAATGGAACGTGGCGACCAATGGCACCATCACCGTACACGCCAAGGATAAGCCGATCGAGGTGCGCCTGTGGCAGGCCACCAATCCGGAGGCGCGGATATTTCGCATCGACGAGCTTGGCCCCAAATGGACGAGCACCCTCTTGAAGCCTGGCCAAAACGGCGCGTACACCGCCCGCCCGCCAGCTCCTCCCAAGGGTTGGACCGCCTATATGATTGAGCTGACCTTCCCCGGCAAAGTGCGCCCATACAAATTCACCAGTGGCGTGGTGGTCACCCCCAAGGCACTGCCGTTTGCAAAATAA
- a CDS encoding sodium:solute symporter, with translation MQRLPTVDLIVLVIYLAAVVGLGAWFARRNRTTHHFMAAGGSLPGWAVGLSIFGTYLSSNTFIGVPGKAYGGNWNGFVFSLSLPLAAWVAVKYFVPFYRKSREISAYHHLENRFGPWARTYALVCYLLTQLARMGAILFGVAIGLNALTGWSLPVIIIGAGVAVTFYTLLGGIEAVIWTDVIQSIVLLVGALAIGVLLLVNHPGGTGEALHVAAGAGKFSFGSFALDFTQSTFWVMLLFGIFINLNNFGIDQSFVQRYHAASSGREAKRSVWLGALLYVPVSALFFFIGSLLFSYYEASPNLRNEVQTQVAKKELITKGIEVTPTSLAKVTVTQEHKDYGDQILPHFMATQLPTGVAGLLIAAIFAAAMSSIDTSLNSSATVTLKDFFQRYLKRGQDEAAALKILRGATLAWGVLGTGVALVMIGQKSLLDVWWKLSGIFAGGMLGLFLLGLIARKADHAAALTGVTIGVLVICWMTVADGLPEFLRSPFHANMIIVIGTLTIFLVGLGVSRVRQSKR, from the coding sequence ATGCAACGCCTTCCGACCGTTGACTTGATTGTATTGGTCATTTACCTCGCCGCCGTAGTGGGGTTGGGCGCGTGGTTTGCTCGGCGCAATCGCACCACACACCACTTCATGGCCGCAGGGGGATCGCTGCCCGGCTGGGCGGTGGGACTCTCAATTTTTGGCACGTACCTTTCCAGTAACACCTTTATCGGCGTGCCCGGCAAAGCGTACGGCGGCAATTGGAACGGGTTCGTCTTCAGCCTTTCACTGCCGTTGGCCGCGTGGGTGGCGGTAAAATATTTTGTGCCGTTCTATCGCAAGAGCCGCGAAATCTCCGCCTATCATCATTTGGAAAACCGCTTCGGCCCGTGGGCGCGCACATATGCGCTCGTCTGTTATCTGCTCACGCAACTGGCGCGGATGGGGGCGATCCTCTTTGGCGTGGCCATCGGGCTCAACGCGCTTACCGGCTGGAGCCTGCCGGTCATCATTATTGGGGCCGGCGTGGCGGTGACTTTCTACACCCTGCTCGGCGGCATTGAGGCGGTAATTTGGACGGATGTGATTCAGAGCATTGTGTTGCTGGTGGGTGCATTGGCAATCGGGGTGTTGCTGTTGGTCAACCATCCCGGCGGCACCGGCGAGGCGCTGCACGTTGCGGCCGGCGCTGGCAAGTTTAGCTTCGGCAGCTTCGCCCTCGATTTCACGCAATCTACTTTTTGGGTCATGTTGCTTTTCGGCATCTTCATCAACCTCAACAATTTTGGCATCGACCAAAGTTTTGTGCAGCGCTACCACGCCGCCAGCAGCGGACGCGAGGCCAAACGCTCCGTGTGGCTTGGCGCGCTCCTTTACGTGCCCGTATCAGCCCTGTTCTTTTTTATCGGCTCCCTGCTGTTTAGCTATTACGAGGCCAGCCCGAATTTGCGAAATGAAGTGCAAACACAAGTTGCAAAAAAAGAGTTAATCACCAAAGGGATTGAAGTGACCCCAACCTCTCTTGCAAAGGTCACTGTAACGCAAGAACACAAGGACTACGGAGATCAAATTCTCCCTCATTTTATGGCCACCCAATTGCCCACTGGAGTGGCCGGGCTGTTGATCGCTGCGATCTTTGCCGCCGCCATGAGTAGTATCGATACCAGCCTCAACAGCTCCGCCACAGTCACGCTCAAGGATTTTTTCCAACGCTATTTGAAGCGCGGACAAGACGAAGCCGCCGCCCTGAAAATTTTGCGGGGTGCAACGCTGGCATGGGGCGTACTCGGCACGGGTGTGGCGTTGGTGATGATTGGCCAAAAAAGTTTGCTCGATGTTTGGTGGAAACTTTCCGGCATTTTTGCGGGTGGAATGCTCGGCCTGTTTTTACTCGGACTGATCGCCCGTAAAGCGGATCACGCGGCGGCACTCACGGGCGTGACGATCGGCGTGCTCGTAATTTGCTGGATGACCGTTGCCGATGGATTGCCCGAATTCCTTCGCAGCCCTTTTCATGCAAACATGATTATTGTCATCGGCACGTTGACCATTTTTCTTGTGGGACTGGGAGTGAGTCGGGTGCGTCAATCGAAGCGGTGA